A stretch of DNA from Pseudoalteromonas ruthenica:
CGCTGTCATGTCTGCGCCGACTTGCGCAATTGCAAGGCAGTGTGAGTGTCACCTTAGGTAATCACGATTTACACCTACTGGCTTGTGCAGCATTAAATAAAGAACCCAACCCAAAAGATAAACTCGCCCCTTTATTTGCCGCCGATGATTTTGATTCCCTACTCGCGTTTTTACGTAACCAACCCTTAGCTCTTTGGTTAGCACCGCTAAACACTCTGGTATGCCATGCTGGTTTGTCTCCACATTGGTCACTTGCGCAAGCTCTTGAGCAAGCGCAACAAGCGCAGCGCTGTTATCAAGGAAAAGACGCAGCCCATTATTTCGCGCACATGTACGAAAACAGACCTGTAAAATGGTGCGATTCTCTCAGCGAAATGGAAAAGTTTGTCTATACTATCAATAGTTTCACCCGCATGCGCTTTGTGGAACCCAGCGGTGCTTTAAACCTAAAAGAAAAAGGTAAACCAGGGTGTGATGATCAGCTTGTACCTTGGTTTGCTCACAGCCATCGTCAGCATGATGATTTTGACATTGTATTTGGGCATTGGGCGGCACTAGAAGGCAAAACCGGGCGAGATAATGTACATGCTTTGGACACAGGATGTGTTTGGGGTGGCAGCATGACTCTGATGGACTTGCAGAGTAAGAAAAAAGTTGTAAAGCAATGCGAATTTTTATCGCAATAAGCTGATAAAAACGCAAAAAGTTGTTACATTTTAGCAATAGTTACCTTAATTTATCCTTAATCCTGCCGATAAGTTAAGATATTTTATGTAGTTAGGAACATCTATGAAGCTTACTGTGAGTCAACGTATCTGGGGTGGATTCATCTTTATCACCCTCCTCCTTTTGGTTATAGGTGGCAACTCTCTTGTTCGCATTGCGAATATTGATAGCTCGACGCAAAGTGTTAACCAACTTTCTTTACCTGCTTTAGATAAAAGCTCTGAGCTACAAGTTGAATTTGTGCTCATGAGTAAAGCTGCACTGGGCGCCTACAATAGCGAGGATGAAAAGTCCCTTGCTGAGCTAAAACAAGCTTACAATAAAGAGCAAAAGCGCTTTGACAAGTCCATGGCGAACCTTATGGATGTGGTTGCTGATGAGCCAGAATTAAAACAGCTCGCGCAAACCGTAGAAA
This window harbors:
- a CDS encoding symmetrical bis(5'-nucleosyl)-tetraphosphatase, yielding MALYAIGDLQGCYHEFDALLRRVDFNPSQDHLYCVGDIVARGPDSLSCLRRLAQLQGSVSVTLGNHDLHLLACAALNKEPNPKDKLAPLFAADDFDSLLAFLRNQPLALWLAPLNTLVCHAGLSPHWSLAQALEQAQQAQRCYQGKDAAHYFAHMYENRPVKWCDSLSEMEKFVYTINSFTRMRFVEPSGALNLKEKGKPGCDDQLVPWFAHSHRQHDDFDIVFGHWAALEGKTGRDNVHALDTGCVWGGSMTLMDLQSKKKVVKQCEFLSQ